A single window of Labrus mixtus chromosome 23, fLabMix1.1, whole genome shotgun sequence DNA harbors:
- the LOC132958776 gene encoding uncharacterized protein LOC132958776 isoform X2, which yields MRNCILITASLLCSLGLKSQTVEVQSGDEVTMQCSNFSIVPSQIIWFRLNRSEPRCISHMFRSFEPATFCSGFKDGKFNMTSNISTVFLNIKQVDLSDSGLYFCGYYVSRNPLIVDATFLEVQEVNYEMTKLVNVVLVGLVVVMVMIVICLSVKITWLHKGNPHEQDPQQDENLGADGLIYSAVTIHPKTERNLRPDPDREEDKSCIYSGTR from the exons ATGAGGAACTGTATCTTGATAACAGCTTCACTTCTCTGCAGCCTCG GTTTGAAGTCTCAGACTGTGGAGGTCCAGTCTGGTGATGAAGTCACAATGCAGTGCTCCAACTTTTCCATCGTTCCCTCACAGATCATCTGGTTCAGACTGAACAGAAGTGAGCCTCGCTGCATCTCCCATATGTTTAGGTCTTTTGAACCTGCTACATTCTGCAGTGGATTCAAAGATGGAAAATTcaacatgacatcaaacatcTCCACTGTCTTCCTCAACATCAAACAAGTGGATTTGTCCGACTCTGGACTTTATTTTTGTGGATATTATGTGAGCAGAAATCCACTGATTGTTGATGCAACATTTTTAGAGGTTCAAG aagtgAATTATGAAATGACAAAGCTGGTGAACGTGGTCCTGGTTGGTCtggtggttgtcatggtgatgatcgtcatttgtctgtctgttaaaaTCACATGGCTTCACAAAGGTAATC CTCATGAACAGGACCCACAACAGGACGAG AATCTTGGCGCAGACGGCCTGATCTATTCGGCTGTGACTATTCATCCAAAAACCGAGCGAAACCTCAGGCCTGACCCCGACAGAGAAGAGGATAAGAGTTGTATTTATTCAGGCACCAGATAG
- the LOC132958776 gene encoding uncharacterized protein LOC132958776 isoform X1: protein MRNCILITASLLCSLVWISVSGLKSQTVEVQSGDEVTMQCSNFSIVPSQIIWFRLNRSEPRCISHMFRSFEPATFCSGFKDGKFNMTSNISTVFLNIKQVDLSDSGLYFCGYYVSRNPLIVDATFLEVQEVNYEMTKLVNVVLVGLVVVMVMIVICLSVKITWLHKGNPHEQDPQQDENLGADGLIYSAVTIHPKTERNLRPDPDREEDKSCIYSGTR from the exons ATGAGGAACTGTATCTTGATAACAGCTTCACTTCTCTGCAGCCTCG tttggaTCTCCGTCTCAGGTTTGAAGTCTCAGACTGTGGAGGTCCAGTCTGGTGATGAAGTCACAATGCAGTGCTCCAACTTTTCCATCGTTCCCTCACAGATCATCTGGTTCAGACTGAACAGAAGTGAGCCTCGCTGCATCTCCCATATGTTTAGGTCTTTTGAACCTGCTACATTCTGCAGTGGATTCAAAGATGGAAAATTcaacatgacatcaaacatcTCCACTGTCTTCCTCAACATCAAACAAGTGGATTTGTCCGACTCTGGACTTTATTTTTGTGGATATTATGTGAGCAGAAATCCACTGATTGTTGATGCAACATTTTTAGAGGTTCAAG aagtgAATTATGAAATGACAAAGCTGGTGAACGTGGTCCTGGTTGGTCtggtggttgtcatggtgatgatcgtcatttgtctgtctgttaaaaTCACATGGCTTCACAAAGGTAATC CTCATGAACAGGACCCACAACAGGACGAG AATCTTGGCGCAGACGGCCTGATCTATTCGGCTGTGACTATTCATCCAAAAACCGAGCGAAACCTCAGGCCTGACCCCGACAGAGAAGAGGATAAGAGTTGTATTTATTCAGGCACCAGATAG